The genomic segment ACAAATCTCGTCCGGAATTCTGCCGCCTGCTTGATTTTGCGCAAGAAAAAGTCGTAGTTGATCTCTTCCTTTTGGTCGTAGCTCAAAATGCGCACGATCATTTGTGAAGCTGGGTTAATGTAGCCCTTTGCCAAAAAATGTCCTTTGTGATTGGTGACCTCGACGATTTCACCTGGTTCTACATCCCCTTGAATTTCCAATACCTCTGATTGAAAAATCCACGGATGTCCTACTTCTAGCCGCTTTTTCCGATGTTGATTCAATAGCACACGTGCCATACAGCAATTCCTCCTCTTGTCATGCTTGCCCTTGTACAGGCATAGCGTTATAGTAACTTGCTAAAAATGGACAGGGAGGAACGTATCTTGTGATAGTCTCCATCCTCGCCCCTTTTACCTTTGGGCTCACTTTTTTTCTTATCGGTATGTACGCCATGCGCTCCGGCTTTCAAAACCTCGCCGGCAAAAAAATGGAAGAATGGATGGGGCGATTTACACGTACCCCACTCCATAGCTTCTGGATTGGTCTCTTCGCTACTTTTGTCTTGCAAAGCTCCAGTGCGGTAACCGTCCTGACGATTGGGCTGACGAACGCAGGCATCATCCAGTTCACGCAAACCGTCGGCATCATATTGGGAACCAATCTGGGCACGACAGTGACAACGGAGCTGGTTGCGCTCAAGCTCGAGTCGTTTGCCATCCCCATGCTTCTCATCGGAGTGGCTCTATGGCTGATGCCGCGCCGAAACATTCGTTGCATTGGTCTCGTCCTCGCCGGCTTCGGACTGATCTTCCTCGGTATCGATACGTTGAAAGTCATGGCAAAGCCTTTGGAGCAGTCTGAGACGTTTCGTTCGCTTTTTCTGGAGAGCAGGCATTCCATTTGGATCGGTTTGATTACCGGGATCATTTTCACCGCTCTCATTCATAGCGGTTCCGCTACGACCGTAATCACGATGGGCCTGCTCAGCCATCAAATTCTTTCGATGGAAACGGCACTCGCCATCGTATTGGGAGCGAACGTCGGAACTTGCTTTACCGCTGTCATCGCTGCGATTGGCACGAATACGGCATCCAAGCAGGTCGCATGGTGCCATACGCTCTTCAACGTTGCAGGTGCGATTGTTTTTTTACCGTTTCTTTCCCAGCTTGCCCTCGTCAGTGCATTTTTAACGGATAGTCCTTCTATGCAGATCGCCCATTCACAGACGATCTTCAATCTCGTCTGCTCGTTGGTCGCGCTGCCATTCGTCCCGCAGATTGCCCGGTTTATTCAATGGCTGATCCCTGATAAGCATCGTCCTACTGACTTCACCTTCAGAAAGAAAATGGTATCAAGTAGATGGAAGTAATGACGCCTGCCACGATCATTGCGACACTTGACGCTGCCGTTTGAACAGGAGAAACGCGATTCAAGCTGGCCGTACCAATGGCGTGTGCACTCGTACCGATAGCGATCCCGATTGCCCAATCGTCCGTGATTTTTCCCCATTTGAGAACAGGAC from the Brevibacillus brevis genome contains:
- a CDS encoding Na/Pi cotransporter family protein, encoding MIVSILAPFTFGLTFFLIGMYAMRSGFQNLAGKKMEEWMGRFTRTPLHSFWIGLFATFVLQSSSAVTVLTIGLTNAGIIQFTQTVGIILGTNLGTTVTTELVALKLESFAIPMLLIGVALWLMPRRNIRCIGLVLAGFGLIFLGIDTLKVMAKPLEQSETFRSLFLESRHSIWIGLITGIIFTALIHSGSATTVITMGLLSHQILSMETALAIVLGANVGTCFTAVIAAIGTNTASKQVAWCHTLFNVAGAIVFLPFLSQLALVSAFLTDSPSMQIAHSQTIFNLVCSLVALPFVPQIARFIQWLIPDKHRPTDFTFRKKMVSSRWK